Proteins found in one Leptidea sinapis chromosome 23, ilLepSina1.1, whole genome shotgun sequence genomic segment:
- the LOC126971477 gene encoding protein bcn92 gives MASNIPKQQILSLYKSLIRESGKFPNYNFRCYAIRRVKDSFKANKLLTDIKLVRKEVDYAKENLEMIKRQAVIGAMYKTDKLVVEN, from the exons ATGGCTTCAAATATACCAAAGCAACAGATATTATCACTGTATAAATCCTTGATTCGAGAATCTGGAAAATTTCCTAATTACAACTTCAG ATGTTATGCTATTAGAAGAGTAAAAGATTCATTTAAAGCAAACAAATTATTAACGGACATAAAGTTAGTCAGAAAAGAAGTTGACTATGCGAAAGAAAATCTCGAAATGATTAAAAGAcag gCTGTCATTGGAGCCATGTACAAAACAGATAAGTTGGTTGTGGAGAATTAG
- the LOC126971377 gene encoding uncharacterized protein LOC126971377, with product MANDVSQWEDDDTTYSDERDSDDSPLLSYRYERNRHAVPCSNDGRPERERRWQVTLIARFSLISTGMILFCVLMYIPVYNRANNQLPKVAVAGWSIHTNRDTKIYVQPYNVTTIHEPTDICPKAIRHKKHNLFLLIVVCSATSHFDRRKAIRETWGSYQNYLATSKIFNSVREQYKKYNYTYDLYSGNDSFVGRSKRDISGFAKILPEIAKALQDNLVSEAPEKRFDDDSDEKMLPEFDMNKELGDSTADADYDYESNIMKIPPKGYEDNTDLDKVLSMLKVKSPPEVPDKVDFKLVFLLGLPANENNTDVQDRIDDEVVKYGDIIQEGFVDSYNNLTLKSIMMLKWVTNNCNESVRYILKTDDDMYINVPNLIMNLRNRSTVFDATTPKEAEYLLIGDLICGARPVQDSNNKWYSPRYMYGGRVYPRYLSGTGYVYSAPTARALYSAALTTHYFHLEDIYITGMCALRATPRVVPRDEPGFSYSEWGGACGVHGRLSAHRLAPADMRLVAGLLTHERYVDRCERIRLTQMHSTPGYTYILYKYLQLLVTSEC from the exons ATGGCAAATGATGTTTCACAATGGGAGGACGACGACACGACGTACTCCGATGAAAGAGACAGCGACGACAGTCCATTACTATCATACAG GTATGAAAGAAATCGCCACGCTGTGCCTTGCAGCAACGATGGCAGGCCGGAGAGAGAGAGGAGATGGCAGGTGACACTGATAGCCAGGTTCTCTCTGATCAGCACTGGCATGATCCTGTTCTGTGTCCTCATGTACATACCGGTCTATAATCGCGCCAACAATCAGCTGCCCAAAG TTGCTGTAGCAGGTTGGTCTATTCACACGAACAGAGATACAAAAATATACGTCCAACCTTATAACGTTACAACTATCCACGAACCTACAGATATATGCCCCAAAGCTATAAGGCATAAAAAACATAACCTTTTCCTACTAATTGTCGTATGTTCAGCAACATCACATTTCGACAGGCGGAAAGCCATTCGAGAAACATGGGGCAGCTACCAGAATTATCTGGCAACATCGAAAATATTCAATTCAGTGCGGGAgcagtataaaaaatataattatacgtATGATCTTTATTCGGGAAATGACAGCTTTGTTGGGCGCAGTAAAAGAGACATATCGGGTTTCGCTAAAATCCTGCCAGAGATTGCAAAAGCTTTGCAGGATAATTTGGTGAGTGAGGCACCTGAAAAAAGGTTTGATGATGACAGTGATGAGAAAATGTTGCCAGAATTTGATATGAATAAAGAATTAGGTGATAGCACTGCCGACGCAGATTACGACTACGAGtctaatataatgaaaataccACCCAAAGGTTACGAGGATAATACAGATTTGGACAAGGTCCTATCAATGCTAAAGGTGAAAAGTCCTCCAGAGGTGCCAGATAAAGTGGATTTTAAACTAGTGTTTTTATTGGGGCTGCCAGCTAACGAGAACAACACTGATGTCCAGGATCGGATAGATGATGAGGTGGTGAAGTATGGCGATATAATTCAGGAGGGTTTTGTGGATTCTTATAACAATTTAACATTGAAATCTATCATGATGCTGAAGTGGGTGACCAATAATTGTAATGAAAGTg TCCGCTACATCCTCAAGACAGATGACGATATGTACATAAACGTGCCCAACCTTATAATGAACCTGCGGAATAGATCGACTGTTTTTGATGCAACTACGCCCAAGGAAGCCGAATATCTTTTGATTGGAGATCTGATTTGTGGTGCAAGGCCCGTGCAGGACTCTAATAATAAATG GTACAGCCCACGCTATATGTACGGCGGTCGGGTTTACCCCCGCTATCTGTCTGGTACCGGCTACGTGTATAGCGCTCCCACAGCCCGAGCACTCTACTCTGCGGCTCTGACGACGCACTACTTCCATCTTGAAGACATTTATATTACTG GTATGTGCGCACTTCGCGCCACGCCGCGTGTCGTTCCTCGTGACGAGCCCGGCTTCTCGTACAGCGAGTGGGGCGGGGCCTGCGGCGTACACGGCCGCCTGTCCGCACATCGTCTAGCGCCCGCTGACATGCGCCTGGTGGCCGGATTGTTGACTCACGAGCGCTACGTCGACAG atGCGAAAGAATACGACTAACACAG